TTTTGTGTCGAGCTTGTAAATGTTACGGATATTCAAAAAATAAATGATGATGAAGCCCCTCTCGATTGAGGAAAGCTTCTTCATCTATTCATTTTTTATGTTTATTATGTTCAAAATTAATAAGCTGGTACTTTACAAGCTGCTTAAATGTCGATATTTTTATCAGCATTTCCATAAGTAGGTGTTATCCGGAAAGTAATGTATCAACCCCTAGCTGTTTCCTTTTTACTCTATGAAGCAAGAGTTTACTAAAAAAAGGATTCCAGAGAGAAGGAATCCTTTTTAAACCATTCGCATGGTTATAACTTCACGCGTTACATATTTATATGTGTTTCAAGTAAATTAGCATGTTTGAATAGAAAACCTTATCATTTTAAAATAAAACAATAACGATTATCCTACCAGCCCCATTAAATATACAACTGTAAAAATGAATACCCATACAACATCAATAAAATGCCAGTATAAGCTTGCTATATAAAATTTTGGAGCATTGTATAGGTTTAATCCACGTCTCGCATTTCTAACCATGAGAGTCACAATCCATAGAAGTCCAAAAGCAACGTGTGCACCGTGGAAACCAACTAGTACATAAAATGCAGAGCCGAATGCACTGCTTGTAAAAGTATGTCCCTTATGAAAATACTCTGTAAACTCGTAAATTTCCAATCCTAAAAATGCAACACCTAAAAGAACCGTAATCCCAAGCCATAATTGCATTTTCTTAAAATTAAAATTTTTCATATGATACATTGCACAAACACTTGTAAGTGAGCTAACTAGTAAAAGCATAGTCGCAACAAAAACTATTTCCATGCTGAAAAGCTCATTTGTCAAAGGGTGGTCCCCATTTGGAACCTTGTTTTTTAAAGCAAGATACGTTGCAAAGAGGGAGGCAAAAAGAACTGTCTCTCCACCTAAGAAAAACCAGAAACCTAAAAATTTATTTTTTGCTTCAAGCGTAGCTCTTTCAGGCGAAGTTGGCCATGTTTCCAATGTGAATTTCTCTTCAGTTTGCATAATATAAATTCCTCCCCTATTACTTCAAATATTTTAATTTTGATTAGTCTACCTTCTTAGCTGAGAAATTTTACTTCTTTTATGTCCCGAGCATTTATAATGCATATTAGGCCGTTTGAAAATTACACCTTACGCATATGAGTGTAGACCTGCTATAATTAGATTTACGAAAATCAAATTGAAGATAATAATTCCGAATCCGATAACTCCAAGCCAAGCTGATTTCTGACCGTGCCAGCCCTTAGAGAGACGCAAGTGTAAATACACTGCATAAAATAACCATGTAATTAATGCCCATACCTCTTTTGGATCCCATCCCCAGAAACGAGTCCACGCAATTTGAGCCCATATCATCGCAAAAACAAGAGCGCCTAGAGTGAATATTGGAAAACCTATTGTAACCGATCTATACCCAATTTCATCGACTAAATCAAGGTTGACATTCTTCGTTAATGGCTGTATAGCAGCTGAGATTCTTTTTCTTAAAATCAGTCTTAGCGACCCGTATAAAAGTAAACCAGTAACAACTGACCAGATGACTGTATTTAGTCTTCCTGCTGCAATGATTGCAGGCACCTCAACAAACGCTTCCATTTTACCTTTTGTAAGTAATTCACCTTGATTTGGCCCTA
The nucleotide sequence above comes from Cytobacillus pseudoceanisediminis. Encoded proteins:
- a CDS encoding cytochrome (ubi)quinol oxidase subunit III; its protein translation is MQTEEKFTLETWPTSPERATLEAKNKFLGFWFFLGGETVLFASLFATYLALKNKVPNGDHPLTNELFSMEIVFVATMLLLVSSLTSVCAMYHMKNFNFKKMQLWLGITVLLGVAFLGLEIYEFTEYFHKGHTFTSSAFGSAFYVLVGFHGAHVAFGLLWIVTLMVRNARRGLNLYNAPKFYIASLYWHFIDVVWVFIFTVVYLMGLVG